In Mycolicibacterium alvei, a single window of DNA contains:
- a CDS encoding UPF0182 family protein yields the protein MGMRPAARMPKLTRRSRVLIGLALVAVLALLIGPRVVDGYVDWLWFGELGYRSVFTTVLATRLIVFLVVGLLIGAVVFAGLALAYRTRPVFVPTAGPNDPVARYRTTVMARLRLFGIGVPVFIGLLAGVIAQSYWVRVQLFLHGGDFGVTDPQFGRDLGFYAFDLPFYRLVLTYLFVATFLAFIANLLGHYVFGGIRLTGRSGALSRAARIQLISLVGTLIVLKAFAYWLDRYELLSNTRAAKPFTGAGYTDINAVLPAKLILLAIAVICAVAVFSAIVLRDLRIPAIGVVLLLLSSLVVGAGWPLIVEQFSVKPNAAQKEAEYISRSITATRQAYGLTDTSVTYRSYEGSGATTAAQVAADRATTSNIRLLDPTIVSPAFTQFQQGKNFYYFPDQLAIDRYAGPDGNLRDFVVAARELNPDRLIDNQRDWINRHTVYTHGNGFIASPANTVRGIANDPNQNGGYPEFLSSVVGANGGVVSPGPAPLDQPRVYFGPVIADTAADYAIVGKIGDTDREYDYETNTETKNYTYSGSGGVKVGSLLTRSLFAAKFAERNFLLSNVIGEDSKILFNRDPAKRVEAVAPWLTTDTSVYPAIVNKRMVWIVDGYTTLEKYPYSELTTLSSATADSNEVAVNRLAPDKQVSYIRNSVKATVDAYDGTVSLYAQDEQDPVLKAWMSVFPGTVKPKSDISPELQSHLRYPEDLFKVQRALLAKYHVDDPVKFFTNADFWDVPLDPNPTASSFQPPYYIVARDLANNSNASSFQLTSAMNWIRRDFLAAYISASSDPASYGKITVLTIPGQVNGPKLAFNAISTDTAVSQDLGVIGRDNQNRIRWGNLLTLPVADGGLLYVAPVYASPGSSDAASSYPRLIRVAMLYGDKVGYAPTVSDALTEIFGPGAGATATNVAPTDGKPQAVPSAEALPAAQPPANADGQAPQAVPPPAAAVPPGEPVQLSPGKSAALKDVESALSEAQEAQRSGDFGKYGQALQRLNDAMKKYDTAK from the coding sequence GCACTGGTGGCAGTGCTTGCGCTGCTGATCGGGCCTCGGGTGGTCGACGGCTATGTCGACTGGTTGTGGTTCGGCGAGTTGGGGTACCGGTCGGTGTTCACCACCGTGCTGGCCACGCGGCTCATCGTGTTCCTTGTGGTCGGGCTGCTCATCGGGGCGGTGGTGTTCGCCGGGCTGGCGCTGGCCTATCGGACCCGTCCGGTGTTCGTCCCGACGGCTGGGCCGAATGATCCGGTGGCGCGTTACCGCACCACTGTGATGGCCCGGTTGCGGTTGTTCGGGATCGGGGTTCCGGTCTTCATCGGGCTGCTGGCCGGCGTGATCGCGCAGAGCTACTGGGTGCGGGTGCAGCTGTTTCTGCACGGCGGCGATTTCGGGGTCACCGATCCCCAGTTCGGCCGGGATCTGGGCTTCTACGCGTTCGATCTGCCGTTCTACCGGTTGGTGCTGACCTACCTGTTCGTGGCGACGTTCCTCGCATTCATCGCGAACCTGCTGGGGCACTACGTGTTCGGCGGGATCCGGCTCACCGGGCGCAGCGGGGCGCTGAGTCGCGCCGCGCGCATCCAGCTGATCAGCCTGGTCGGCACGCTGATCGTGCTCAAGGCGTTCGCCTACTGGCTGGACCGCTACGAACTGCTGAGCAACACCCGGGCCGCCAAGCCGTTCACCGGCGCCGGCTACACCGACATCAACGCGGTGCTGCCGGCCAAGCTGATCCTGTTGGCCATCGCGGTGATCTGTGCGGTGGCGGTGTTCTCGGCGATCGTGCTGCGCGACTTGCGGATTCCGGCCATCGGCGTGGTGTTGCTGCTGCTGAGCTCACTGGTGGTCGGGGCCGGTTGGCCGCTGATCGTCGAGCAGTTCAGCGTCAAGCCGAACGCCGCGCAGAAGGAAGCCGAGTACATCAGCCGGAGCATCACCGCGACCCGGCAGGCCTACGGGCTCACCGACACTTCGGTGACCTACCGCAGCTACGAGGGCAGTGGCGCGACCACCGCGGCCCAGGTGGCGGCGGACCGGGCCACCACGTCGAACATCCGGTTGCTCGATCCGACGATCGTCAGCCCGGCGTTCACCCAGTTCCAGCAGGGCAAGAACTTCTACTACTTCCCGGATCAACTGGCCATCGACCGCTACGCCGGACCCGACGGCAATCTGCGCGACTTCGTGGTAGCCGCGCGTGAGCTCAACCCGGACCGGTTGATCGACAACCAGCGGGACTGGATCAACCGGCACACCGTCTACACCCACGGCAACGGGTTCATCGCGTCGCCGGCCAACACGGTGCGCGGAATCGCCAACGATCCCAACCAGAACGGTGGTTACCCGGAGTTCCTGTCCAGTGTGGTGGGGGCGAACGGCGGGGTGGTCTCACCCGGACCGGCACCGCTGGATCAGCCGCGCGTCTACTTCGGACCGGTGATCGCCGATACCGCAGCCGATTACGCCATCGTCGGCAAGATCGGGGACACCGATCGTGAGTACGACTACGAGACCAACACCGAGACCAAGAACTACACCTACTCCGGCAGCGGCGGGGTGAAGGTGGGTAGCCTGCTCACCCGCTCGCTGTTCGCCGCCAAGTTTGCCGAGCGGAACTTCTTGCTGTCCAACGTGATCGGCGAGGACAGCAAGATCCTGTTCAACCGCGATCCGGCCAAGCGGGTCGAGGCGGTGGCGCCGTGGCTGACCACCGACACCAGCGTCTACCCGGCGATCGTCAACAAGCGCATGGTGTGGATCGTCGACGGCTACACCACGCTGGAGAAGTATCCGTATTCGGAACTGACCACGCTGTCGAGTGCCACCGCGGACTCCAACGAGGTTGCGGTGAACCGGTTGGCGCCGGACAAGCAGGTGTCCTACATCCGTAACTCGGTCAAGGCCACCGTGGACGCCTACGACGGCACGGTCTCCCTCTATGCGCAGGACGAGCAGGATCCGGTCCTCAAGGCCTGGATGAGTGTGTTCCCGGGCACGGTCAAGCCGAAGTCGGATATCTCGCCGGAACTGCAGAGCCATCTGCGCTACCCCGAGGATCTGTTCAAGGTGCAGCGCGCGCTGTTGGCGAAGTACCACGTCGACGACCCGGTGAAGTTCTTCACCAACGCCGACTTCTGGGATGTCCCACTGGATCCCAACCCCACCGCGAGCAGCTTCCAGCCGCCGTACTACATCGTGGCCCGCGACCTGGCCAACAACAGCAACGCGTCGTCGTTCCAGTTGACCAGCGCGATGAACTGGATCCGGCGTGACTTCCTGGCCGCCTACATCAGTGCCAGTTCCGATCCGGCGAGCTACGGCAAGATCACCGTCCTGACCATCCCGGGTCAGGTGAACGGTCCCAAGCTGGCGTTCAACGCGATCAGTACCGACACCGCCGTCTCGCAGGATCTCGGTGTGATCGGGCGCGACAACCAGAACCGGATCCGGTGGGGCAACCTGTTGACCCTGCCGGTCGCCGACGGTGGCCTGCTGTATGTGGCACCGGTGTACGCCTCGCCGGGTAGCAGCGACGCCGCCTCGTCGTACCCGCGCCTGATTCGCGTCGCGATGCTCTACGGCGACAAGGTGGGCTATGCCCCGACCGTCAGTGATGCGCTGACCGAGATCTTCGGTCCGGGGGCGGGTGCCACCGCCACCAATGTGGCTCCCACTGACGGCAAGCCGCAGGCGGTGCCGTCGGCGGAGGCGCTACCGGCAGCCCAGCCGCCGGCCAATGCCGACGGCCAGGCACCGCAGGCGGTTCCTCCGCCTGCCGCCGCGGTCCCGCCCGGTGAGCCGGTGCAGTTGTCGCCGGGCAAGTCCGCGGCGCTGAAGGATGTCGAGTCGGCGTTGTCGGAGGCCCAGGAGGCCCAGCGCAGCGGTGACTTCGGCAAGTACGGGCAGGCGCTGCAGCGGTTGAACGATGCGATGAAGAAGTACGACACCGCCAAGTAG